Proteins from a single region of Candidatus Latescibacter sp.:
- a CDS encoding phosphate propanoyltransferase, with product MNTIESISPSTSVDQEILNRIVKEVFERLQLDSGKTPVETLSSKDHGVSVHPMKIPVGVSVRHIHICRKDLETLFGPGAELHPYRELYQPGEYAAQEAVSLVGPKMRILEKVRILGPMRDRTQVELARTDAIFLGVDAPVRMSGDIKGSAPITLVGPKGVVELKEGCIRAMRHIHMNPKEAAEFGLKKGDIVKLRVGGPSSVTFENVVIRLSDKVRLQVHLDTDEGNVADVHCNQNVEIIKE from the coding sequence ATGAATACCATCGAAAGCATTTCCCCGTCAACTTCAGTGGACCAGGAGATACTCAACCGGATCGTGAAAGAGGTCTTCGAGCGCTTGCAGCTCGACTCCGGCAAGACTCCGGTTGAAACCCTCTCGTCTAAAGATCATGGAGTCTCGGTGCATCCCATGAAAATCCCGGTCGGTGTTTCCGTCCGTCACATCCATATCTGCAGGAAAGACCTGGAAACGCTTTTCGGGCCGGGCGCCGAGCTTCACCCATACCGTGAGTTGTATCAGCCGGGCGAATATGCCGCACAGGAGGCTGTTTCGCTGGTGGGACCGAAGATGCGTATTCTTGAAAAGGTGAGAATCCTCGGGCCGATGCGTGACCGTACCCAGGTGGAGCTTGCCCGTACCGATGCCATCTTCCTCGGGGTAGATGCGCCGGTGCGCATGTCCGGAGACATCAAAGGGTCGGCGCCCATCACCCTAGTCGGGCCAAAGGGAGTTGTGGAGTTGAAAGAGGGATGCATTCGCGCCATGCGTCACATTCACATGAATCCGAAAGAGGCCGCCGAATTCGGTCTCAAAAAGGGAGATATTGTGAAACTACGGGTAGGTGGACCTTCCTCAGTTACCTTTGAGAATGTGGTCATCCGCCTTTCCGACAAGGTGAGACTGCAGGTGCATCTGGACACTGACGAGGGCAATGTGGCGGATGTACACTGCAACCAGAATGTGGAGATCATCAAAGAATAA
- a CDS encoding DUF3047 domain-containing protein — MNNTFLWPVAFLLIITINPVYAALPDTLLVTDLSRDAVNELPKGWEQILPPKQHSLTSYTVEYTGTGPYIHTVSNSTGSWIEKKLNDLDVKTYPIMEWEWMVNSFPQVEWERDRKNDDFAIRVELVFDYKGGKNPLNMIKKGLITSLFRHYPPELVISYVWSEHVPVEEGYASPTTDRMIVIPIESDATTVRRWMHEKRDIRVDLKKYKPEENLVLKKIRIRTDTENSGTTADSGVRNIRLISENRR, encoded by the coding sequence ATGAATAACACTTTTCTTTGGCCGGTGGCTTTTCTCCTTATCATCACTATAAACCCCGTATATGCCGCCCTTCCCGATACCCTTCTTGTGACCGATCTCTCCCGTGATGCAGTCAACGAACTCCCCAAAGGATGGGAACAGATACTTCCCCCCAAACAGCATTCTCTTACCAGTTATACTGTGGAATATACCGGAACCGGTCCCTATATCCATACCGTTTCCAACTCAACCGGATCATGGATCGAAAAAAAACTGAATGATCTCGATGTCAAGACTTATCCGATCATGGAATGGGAATGGATGGTGAACAGCTTTCCCCAGGTTGAATGGGAGCGTGACAGAAAGAACGATGATTTTGCCATCCGGGTGGAGCTGGTATTTGATTACAAAGGGGGAAAGAACCCGTTGAACATGATTAAAAAAGGTCTCATTACCTCTCTGTTCAGACACTATCCACCGGAGTTGGTTATAAGTTATGTCTGGTCGGAGCATGTACCGGTGGAGGAAGGATATGCCAGTCCCACAACGGACCGTATGATAGTGATTCCCATCGAATCCGATGCAACTACGGTGAGACGATGGATGCATGAAAAACGGGACATCCGGGTTGATTTGAAAAAATACAAACCCGAAGAGAATCTGGTGCTGAAAAAAATCCGTATCCGTACGGATACGGAAAACAGCGGCACTACAGCCGACAGCGGGGTGAGGAATATACGGCTGATTTCGGAAAACAGGAGGTGA